The following are encoded in a window of Ricinus communis isolate WT05 ecotype wild-type chromosome 4, ASM1957865v1, whole genome shotgun sequence genomic DNA:
- the LOC8258135 gene encoding TORTIFOLIA1-like protein 3 — protein MAQNLKLKVLTLITKLSDRDTYNIAAAELESIAKTLENTTQLATYLSCILSTDTTDKPLVRKQCLCLLTALSIHHANYLSASLPKILVYITRRLRDHDSSIRTQCVATVSSLASKITKLPFSTAFLKPLSEAVFTEQEMNAQIGSALCLAAAINAAPDPEAGRLGKALVVRMERLLKSEGYKAKSAGLVVIGSVIGVGGVRDYGGIGGLVKCLVGFLSSDDWAARKAAAEALERLAVVERDDVAEFKCWCLKIFESRKFDKVKAAREVMHQMIEAWKQVPDVSEDVSPPPRSLASSKEDASDGRYPLSSKNSCAAGFQTPQMRKKPALASRTTPPDDSAATFTRRRGSLKSTEKKTSSALFRKVDCKKPFDWKVDVAIPNNTTTLAEVVDNENAPERRSIKPETRRALFGKSSDDKMLKFSGCKSGSRVVPCHEESPVSTAVASNVTENHHSNHKECEDLSSIRNQLVQIERQQSSLLDLLQRFMGSSQNGMQSLETRVHGLELALDEISYDLAVSSGRMTNSNRTTCCLLPGADFLSSKFWRKTESRHSASRLSSGTTPPFSVMRHKDGKPDSLEMLNLESRRLLLQGGGGFIVNPLAEIHESRGLSEGAQH, from the exons atggCGCAAAATCTGAAGCTAAAAGTGCTAACACTAATAACAAAACTGTCTGACCGAGACACATACAATATCGCCGCTGCAGAGCTAGAAAGCATAGCGAAAACTTTAGAGAACACCACGCAACTTGCAACATACCTCTCATGCATACTCTCCACAGACACCACCGACAAGCCTCTCGTTCGCAAACAGTGTCTCTGCCTCCTCACGGCACTCTCTATTCACCACGCAAACTATCTTTCTGCGTCCCTCCCTAAAATCCTCGTCTACATCACACGCCGTCTGCGTGACCACGACTCATCGATCCGTACGCAATGCGTGGCAACAGTATCATCACTGGCGTCGAAAATTACAAAACTGCCATTCTCAACTGCTTTTCTGAAACCGTTGAGCGAAGCGGTGTTTACGGAGCAGGAAATGAATGCGCAGATTGGATCAGCGTTGTGTTTGGCGGCAGCGATAAATGCGGCACCGGATCCGGAGGCGGGGAGGTTGGGAAAGGCATTAGTGGTGAGAATGGAGAGGTTGTTGAAAAGTGAGGGATATAAGGCGAAAAGTGCGGGATTGGTGGTGATAGGGAGTGTGATTGGGGTTGGTGGAGTGAGAGATTATGGAGGGATTGGTGGTTTGGTCAAGTGTTTGGTAGGGTTTTTGAGCAGTGATGATTGGGCTGCCAGGAAGGCTGCTGCTGAAGCGCTTGAGAGATTGGCTGTTGTTGAAAGAGATGACGTCGCGGAGTTTAAGTGTTggtgtttgaaaatttttgaGAGTCGCAAATTTGATAAG GTGAAAGCTGCGAGGGAGGTGATGCATCAGATGATAGAAGCATGGAAGCAGGTTCCAGATGTTTCGGAGGATGTATCTCCGCCTCCTCGATCTCTGGCTTCTTCTAAAG AGGATGCAAGTGATGGGCGGTATCCACTTAGTTCGAAAAATTCATGTGCTGCTGGGTTTCAAACCCCTCAAATGAGGAAAAAACCTGCTTTAGCTAGCAGGACTACTCCACCTGACGATTCAGCAGCCACATTCACAAGGAGGAGAGGTTCTCTCAAGAGCACTGAAAAGAAAACGAGTTCAGCATTGTTCAGAAAGGTGGACTGCAAGAAGCCCTTTGACTGGAAAGTCGACGTTGCAATTCCTAATAATACTACTACTTTAGCTGAGGTTGTTGATAATGAGAACGCCCCAGAAAGAAGGTCTATAAAGCCAGAAACAAGACGGGCCCTTTTTGGTAAGAGTTCTGATGACAAAATGCTCAAATTTAGTGGGTGCAAGTCTGGATCTCGTGTGGTTCCTTGTCATGAGGAGAGTCCTGTGTCAACTGCTGTTGCCAGTAATGTTACTGAGAATCACCACAGCAACCACAAGGAATGTGAGGACTTATCTTCAATCCGCAACCAGCTTGTTCAAATTGAAAGGCAGCAATCTAGCCTACTAGATCTTTTGCAG AGATTTATGGGAAGCTCACAAAATGGAATGCAATCTCTGGAGACACGTGTTCATGGCCTAGAGTTGGCACTTGATGAGATATCATATGACTTGGCTGTGTCAAGTGGAAGGATGACCAACTCCAACAGAACCACATGTTGTTTGCTACCTGGTGCAGATTTTTTGAGTTCCAAGTTCTGGAGGAAAACAGAAAGCCGCCATTCAGCCTCAAGGCTCTCCTCTGGTACCACTCCACCATTTTCTGTCATGCGCCATAAAGATGGTAAGCCTGACAGTCTTGAGATGCTCAATTTGGAGAGCCGTAGGTTACTGCTTCAGGGGGGTGGTGGGTTCATAGTGAATCCTTTGGCAGAGATTCACGAGTCAAGGGGGTTATCAGAAGGGGCACAACACTAG